A genomic stretch from Fusobacterium sp. IOR10 includes:
- a CDS encoding IS3 family transposase, whose product YIDYYNNQRIKIKLKGLTPAEYRNQSLN is encoded by the coding sequence TATATTGATTATTATAATAATCAGAGAATTAAAATAAAATTAAAAGGATTAACTCCTGCAGAATACAGGAATCAATCCTTAAATTAA